The Shewanella japonica genome has a window encoding:
- the rluC gene encoding 23S rRNA pseudouridine(955/2504/2580) synthase RluC, which yields MNTETPTKVQLVTIDEDHFEQRIDNFLLTKLKGVPKSMIYRIVRKGEVRVNKKRIKPEYKLQIDDVVRIPPVRMAEKDYRTAPSPKLSKVTQLEQRIIHEDNHLIVLNKPAGIAVHGGSGVDFGVIEGLRSLRPQQKFLELVHRLDKDTSGVLLIAKKRSALKHLHDQLRKKTMQKDYLALVRGDWQAKDKIVKAPLLKITLKSGERIVRVNQEGKPSETRYKIMQRYQGCTLVKASPVTGRTHQIRVHCQFAGHAIACDDKYSEQKFDDAMREKGLNRLFLHAAELKFIHPENDEVKIVKAPLDDVLQSTLEKLKRA from the coding sequence ATGAATACAGAAACTCCCACGAAAGTTCAGTTGGTCACCATTGATGAAGATCATTTTGAGCAACGCATTGATAATTTTTTACTCACCAAACTTAAAGGTGTCCCTAAAAGCATGATTTATCGTATTGTGCGAAAGGGCGAGGTTAGAGTTAACAAAAAACGCATTAAACCTGAGTACAAATTACAAATTGATGATGTGGTTCGTATTCCACCAGTCAGAATGGCTGAGAAAGATTACCGAACAGCGCCGTCACCTAAATTATCTAAAGTGACTCAGCTAGAACAGCGTATTATTCATGAAGATAATCACTTAATCGTATTAAATAAGCCGGCTGGGATTGCAGTTCACGGTGGCAGTGGTGTGGATTTTGGTGTGATTGAGGGCTTACGCTCTTTGCGTCCACAGCAAAAGTTTTTAGAACTAGTACATCGTCTGGATAAAGATACCTCAGGGGTTCTCCTCATCGCTAAAAAGCGAAGTGCATTAAAGCATTTGCATGATCAGTTACGTAAAAAAACCATGCAAAAAGATTATTTGGCGTTGGTGCGTGGTGATTGGCAAGCGAAAGATAAAATCGTTAAAGCGCCGCTGTTAAAAATTACTCTTAAGTCTGGTGAACGCATTGTTCGTGTGAATCAAGAGGGTAAGCCTTCTGAAACTCGTTACAAAATCATGCAGCGTTATCAAGGTTGTACCCTTGTAAAGGCAAGCCCTGTCACTGGCCGTACTCATCAAATCCGTGTTCATTGTCAATTTGCGGGCCATGCTATCGCTTGTGATGATAAATATAGCGAACAAAAATTTGATGATGCAATGCGCGAAAAAGGGTTAAATCGTCTATTTTTGCATGCGGCAGAACTTAAATTCATTCATCCAGAGAATGATGAAGTCAAAATAGTGAAAGCGCCATTAGATGACGTATTACAATCAACATTAGAAAAGCTGAAACGCGCATGA
- a CDS encoding Maf family protein: MNTKIILASTSIYRKEILSKLQLPFDCISPETDEKALENENAEELVLRLAKAKALAGAKLYQQTSQTNDEALVIGSDQVAVINGNIIGKPLTQDNAIKQLQQASGQAITFYTGLSVINSDSLQAHSIVEPFTVHFRQLTLEEITRYVELEQPLYCAGSFKSEGLGIALFDKLAGDDPNTLIGLPLIKLIALLKCHGLDVLTSQ, encoded by the coding sequence ATGAATACAAAAATCATCTTAGCTTCAACATCCATTTATCGCAAAGAAATCCTCAGTAAATTGCAGCTTCCATTTGACTGTATTTCACCTGAAACAGACGAGAAAGCACTAGAGAATGAAAACGCTGAAGAGTTGGTATTAAGACTAGCAAAAGCCAAGGCTCTCGCAGGGGCTAAACTATATCAGCAAACAAGTCAGACAAACGATGAGGCACTGGTCATTGGTTCAGATCAAGTAGCCGTTATTAATGGCAATATTATCGGTAAACCACTGACACAAGACAATGCAATCAAACAATTACAACAAGCTTCAGGCCAAGCTATCACCTTTTATACTGGCCTTAGTGTCATTAATAGCGATAGTTTACAAGCCCATTCCATCGTAGAACCCTTTACTGTTCACTTTAGGCAGTTAACCCTTGAAGAAATAACTCGTTACGTAGAGCTTGAGCAACCGTTATATTGTGCAGGAAGTTTTAAGTCTGAAGGCTTAGGAATTGCACTATTTGACAAATTAGCTGGTGATGACCCAAATACATTAATTGGTTTGCCACTGATTAAGCTTATCGCTTTGTTAAAATGCCATGGATTAGACGTTCTGACATCTCAATAA
- a CDS encoding HAD-IA family hydrolase, translating into MNQDTIKQYELVIFDWDGTLMDSIGKIVDCMQCVAKELNLLVPSEQQVRDIIGLSILPAMEKLFPDNPEQYDALLEAYKNYYMNINATPSPLFDGIESVLSQIKANGQTLAIATGKRRAGLDRMLTETGLGHYFIATRSADEAESKPHPSMITSLLEELDICPSKTVMIGDSKLDIAMANNAGVNSIGVTYGAHSLEDLLTQSPTNTVNSPQDILLHI; encoded by the coding sequence ATGAATCAAGACACAATTAAGCAGTATGAGTTAGTGATTTTTGATTGGGATGGCACATTAATGGATTCAATTGGTAAGATTGTTGATTGCATGCAATGTGTTGCTAAAGAATTGAATTTACTTGTGCCGTCAGAGCAACAAGTTCGAGATATCATTGGATTGTCTATATTACCAGCGATGGAAAAATTATTTCCTGACAATCCTGAACAATATGATGCACTGCTTGAAGCTTATAAAAACTATTATATGAATATTAACGCGACGCCTTCGCCTTTATTTGATGGTATTGAGTCAGTGCTTTCACAGATTAAAGCCAATGGGCAGACGCTTGCTATCGCGACAGGTAAACGCCGAGCAGGCCTTGACCGTATGCTTACTGAGACAGGCTTAGGTCATTATTTTATTGCAACACGTTCGGCTGATGAGGCGGAATCTAAACCGCATCCATCTATGATTACTTCATTGCTTGAAGAATTGGACATCTGTCCAAGTAAAACGGTAATGATAGGTGATTCAAAATTAGATATTGCGATGGCTAATAATGCTGGCGTGAATAGTATTGGAGTGACTTATGGCGCTCATAGCCTAGAAGATTTACTAACCCAGTCACCGACAAATACAGTTAATTCGCCGCAAGATATTCTGTTGCATATATAA